From one Ciona intestinalis unplaced genomic scaffold, KH HT000310.1, whole genome shotgun sequence genomic stretch:
- the LOC108950584 gene encoding uncharacterized protein LOC108950584 — protein sequence MGEILNTECECAAGKGPHCTCKHVASVCYLLMHTKTSGTVLLQKSCTSQLQMFHHPTKFHRGPPVTVEEMAKETGVNETIFDDPRREEHRNMEGYQDHVRRCVVQYCASTSKSITLRYLYNTACLITAQMDHDYLSLPFVEYWADRQTITNEQALAIEQATKAQHNCKQWHNERRFRITSSRIGEILAATCRRDMDKLCESMCIQHCTNYCTIFITWSKV from the exons ATGGGAGAAATTCTAAATACGGAATGCGAATGTGCAGCTGGAAAAGGCCCACACTGTACATGCAAACATGTTGCGTCTGTCTGCTACCTGCTGATGCATACAAAAACATCTGGTACAGTGCTTCTTCAGAAGTCCTGCACAAGCCAGCTACAGATGTTTCACCATCCAACGAAGTTTCATAGAG gACCTCCAGTAACCGTTGAAGAAATGGCAAAAGAAACTGGGGTAAATGAAACCATCTTTGATGATCCTAGACGAGAGGAGCACAGGAATATGGAAGGCTACCAAGATCACGTTCGACGCTGTGTTGTTCAATATTGTGCATCTACCTCAAAGAGCATCACTCTTCGATACTTGTACAACACAGCATGTTTAATCACCGCACAAATGGACCATGATTACCTGTCATTGCCATTTGTGGAATATTGGGCAGATAGACAGACA ATTACAAATGAGCAAGCGTTGGCAATTGAACAAGCTACAAAAGCACAACATAATTGCAAGCAGTGGCACAATGAAAGAAGATTTAGGATAACATCATCTCGCATTGGTGAAATACTTGCTGCTACTTGTAGAAGGGACATGGATAAACTATGCGAATCCATGTGTATACAGCATTGCACCAATTATTGCACCATTTTTATCACATGGTCAAAAGTATGA